CCTCGGGCAACCCGGCTGAAACAGTGCGGCGCGACGCTGGGACGCATGAACGAGACTTTGAGCGCCAGCGTGCTTCGTTGGGCCAACCGTTCGAGGGTGGTCGCGCTGCGTGACGGCGGGGAGGTCGTGCTCCGGGGGGCCCGGCCGCAGGACGCCGGGCCGGTGGCGTCGATGCACCTGCGGTGCTCGCTGGAGACCACGTACGGTCGGTACTTCACGCTTCTTCCCCGGGTCTCCCGCCGCTGGCAGCAGGCGCTGCTGTCCACCGACATGGCGCTCGTCGCGGTGCTCGGCCGCGACGTCGTCGCGCTCGGGAACCTCGGCACCGGGCCAGGGGGCGATGTCGAGCTGGCGCTTCTGGTCGAGGACGCCCAGCAGGGCCGCGGCCTCGGCACGGCACTGGCGGCTCAGCTCGCCGCGACGGCCAGGTTGCTCGGCCA
This window of the Actinomycetes bacterium genome carries:
- a CDS encoding GNAT family N-acetyltransferase — encoded protein: MNETLSASVLRWANRSRVVALRDGGEVVLRGARPQDAGPVASMHLRCSLETTYGRYFTLLPRVSRRWQQALLSTDMALVAVLGRDVVALGNLGTGPGGDVELALLVEDAQQGRGLGTALAAQLAATARLLGHRSVRLEILPGAPAAQRLVGRLGPVAVRRSHSVVELEVRLGLESLRGLGDPIEPLALRAG